Proteins encoded together in one Sinorhizobium sp. B11 window:
- a CDS encoding methyl-accepting chemotaxis protein, which produces MDGEKIKRPIWIRITAYGFAAVLFASAAIGGLAWYRQNTMSDQSLQKELSSDLHVIQADMDAQKRAAAGLAIALAGEPETADLIARNDRASILAKYTASLPAIKAQGLQLITFSNSDGLAVARIHTPDTFGDDLKGRRKMIVAALTQGKLNAGIEPGRTAVSMFASAPVIKDGKTVGVVDVGTSLTNDYFAPLARSVDAAVAVHILQDGKFVPQASTFGDKTILTQEQLQAAFNGDRIRVHAVLGGKDYEVTAIPFEDFSGRKIGVFEIGSNVTEIVEASQQALWTAAIGTVIVSLISLVGFLVFARSIAAVIKKTTNTMARLAAGDLNVEVQGQARPDEIGAMARAVQVFKQNAIERVRLEQEAEANRGMSEREQIEREKEKAKDAADVQFAVDNLAAGLSKLADGDVSYRIDQPFVTRLDGVRSDFNNSADKLQSALNRVSQNARGIDSGANEIKSAADDLAKRTEQQAAALEETAAALEEITTTVKDSSKRAKEVGELVSRAKTGAEKSGEVVRKAVSAMQQIEKSSGEISNIIGVIDDIAFQTNLLALNAGVEAARAGEAGKGFAVVAQEVRELAQRSANAAKEIKALINTSSEQVNSGVGLVGETGKALEAIVAEVQEINRHIAAIVEASQEQSSGLDQINLAVNQMDQDTQKNAAMVEESTAASHNLAKEVASLNELLAQFKLSEAGYALRSAAPRAAARNDAPAPSPVRALGRKIASAFSGNAALDTKGDNWEEF; this is translated from the coding sequence ATGGACGGGGAAAAGATCAAGCGGCCGATATGGATCCGCATCACGGCCTATGGGTTTGCGGCCGTTTTGTTTGCAAGCGCGGCTATCGGTGGTCTTGCCTGGTATCGTCAGAATACGATGAGCGATCAATCGCTTCAGAAGGAGCTTTCGTCCGATCTTCATGTGATTCAGGCGGACATGGACGCTCAGAAGCGAGCGGCCGCCGGGCTTGCCATCGCCCTGGCCGGTGAGCCTGAAACTGCTGATCTGATTGCCAGGAACGATCGGGCATCCATTCTTGCAAAATATACCGCCAGCCTGCCGGCGATCAAAGCGCAGGGCCTTCAGCTCATCACGTTCAGCAATTCCGATGGCTTGGCGGTCGCACGTATCCATACGCCGGATACTTTTGGCGACGACCTCAAGGGACGTCGCAAGATGATCGTCGCGGCCTTGACGCAGGGCAAGCTGAACGCCGGCATCGAACCCGGCCGGACCGCCGTCAGCATGTTTGCATCAGCACCTGTTATCAAGGATGGCAAGACCGTCGGCGTCGTCGATGTCGGCACCTCGCTCACGAACGACTATTTTGCGCCGCTGGCGCGGTCGGTTGATGCAGCCGTCGCAGTGCATATTCTTCAGGACGGCAAGTTCGTACCGCAGGCATCCACCTTTGGTGACAAGACAATTCTCACCCAGGAGCAGCTGCAGGCAGCCTTCAACGGTGACCGCATCCGTGTTCATGCCGTTCTCGGCGGCAAGGATTATGAAGTCACCGCTATTCCCTTTGAAGACTTCTCCGGTCGCAAGATTGGCGTCTTCGAAATCGGCTCCAATGTGACGGAGATCGTAGAAGCGTCGCAGCAGGCGCTCTGGACGGCGGCGATCGGCACGGTGATCGTCTCGCTGATTTCGCTTGTCGGCTTCCTCGTTTTCGCACGATCGATCGCTGCGGTCATCAAGAAGACAACCAACACCATGGCGCGTCTGGCGGCCGGAGATCTGAATGTCGAGGTTCAGGGTCAGGCCAGACCGGATGAAATCGGCGCCATGGCGCGCGCCGTTCAGGTCTTCAAGCAGAATGCGATCGAGCGGGTTCGCCTCGAACAAGAGGCAGAAGCCAATCGTGGCATGAGCGAGAGAGAGCAGATCGAACGCGAGAAGGAAAAGGCGAAAGACGCTGCCGATGTGCAGTTTGCCGTCGACAACCTCGCCGCGGGTCTTTCGAAACTCGCCGACGGCGATGTGTCCTACCGTATCGACCAGCCCTTCGTAACGAGGCTCGATGGCGTCCGCAGCGACTTCAACAATTCCGCTGACAAGCTGCAATCGGCGTTGAACCGGGTATCGCAGAATGCCCGCGGCATCGACTCTGGAGCAAACGAGATCAAATCGGCCGCTGACGATCTTGCCAAGCGCACAGAACAGCAGGCAGCGGCGCTGGAGGAAACGGCTGCAGCTCTCGAAGAAATCACCACGACCGTGAAGGATTCGAGCAAGCGAGCGAAGGAAGTCGGAGAGCTCGTCTCGCGTGCCAAGACCGGCGCGGAAAAATCCGGCGAAGTCGTCCGCAAGGCTGTTTCGGCCATGCAGCAGATTGAAAAATCCTCGGGCGAGATCTCCAACATCATCGGCGTCATTGACGACATTGCCTTCCAGACCAACCTTCTGGCTCTGAACGCCGGCGTCGAAGCGGCCCGCGCCGGCGAAGCCGGCAAGGGCTTTGCCGTCGTCGCCCAGGAAGTTCGCGAATTGGCCCAGCGTTCAGCAAACGCCGCCAAGGAAATCAAGGCGTTGATCAACACGTCAAGCGAACAGGTCAATTCCGGCGTCGGCCTCGTCGGCGAAACCGGCAAGGCGCTGGAAGCGATCGTCGCCGAGGTGCAGGAAATCAATCGTCATATCGCGGCGATCGTCGAAGCATCGCAGGAACAGTCCTCCGGTCTCGACCAGATCAACCTGGCGGTCAACCAGATGGACCAGGATACGCAGAAGAACGCGGCCATGGTCGAAGAGTCGACTGCCGCAAGCCATAATCTTGCGAAGGAAGTTGCGTCGCTCAACGAGCTTCTTGCCCAGTTCAAGCTGAGCGAAGCGGGTTATGCACTGCGTTCCGCTGCTCCCCGCGCCGCCGCACGAAACGATGCTCCGGCTCCGTCACCGGTTCGTGCCCTCGGCCGCAAGATCGCTTCTGCATTCTCGGGAAATGCCGCCCTCGATACAAAGGGCGACAACTGGGAAGAGTTCTGA
- a CDS encoding sugar ABC transporter permease — MTTATVEGIAAKRSVGFNADTMLGLLLVLPILVTMAALVFYPMGRTVWDSLHRVNPMQAGTPFVGLENYTRMLSDGQLGTTWTNTLIYVVLAVVAETVFGVLAAALINQVKVGRQWVLAAVILPWALPGVVNSVIWLWIYQPGAGLLNGILVALGLPFENHVWFNDRTSAIIAVTVVHVWRMMPLTIVIVLAAMQSIPAHLYEAARIDGATRVQMFSLVTLPLVRSALAVAMTNATVNAFNLFDEAWVLAGSSLETRPILVQIYLETFQNLRFSYGMALSVVITLVSLLVSLVYVLRVYRNTRFD, encoded by the coding sequence ATGACGACAGCTACTGTCGAAGGTATCGCAGCCAAGCGGAGTGTCGGCTTCAACGCCGACACGATGCTTGGCCTGCTGCTGGTACTGCCGATCCTTGTGACGATGGCAGCTCTGGTCTTCTATCCGATGGGCCGGACGGTCTGGGACTCGCTGCATCGGGTCAATCCGATGCAGGCGGGAACCCCTTTCGTCGGGCTGGAAAACTACACGCGCATGCTGTCGGACGGGCAGCTTGGAACGACGTGGACGAATACGCTCATCTACGTCGTCCTTGCCGTCGTTGCGGAAACCGTCTTCGGCGTGCTTGCCGCAGCACTCATCAACCAGGTGAAGGTCGGGCGTCAGTGGGTACTGGCGGCCGTCATCCTGCCCTGGGCGCTCCCCGGCGTCGTCAATTCCGTTATCTGGTTGTGGATCTATCAGCCGGGTGCCGGCCTGTTGAACGGCATTCTCGTCGCACTCGGCCTGCCCTTCGAAAACCATGTCTGGTTCAATGACCGGACGAGCGCGATCATCGCCGTGACCGTCGTGCATGTCTGGCGCATGATGCCGCTGACGATCGTCATTGTGCTGGCCGCCATGCAGAGCATTCCGGCGCATCTCTACGAGGCTGCCCGTATCGACGGCGCGACCCGCGTGCAGATGTTCAGCCTGGTCACGCTTCCGCTCGTGCGCAGCGCCCTCGCCGTTGCCATGACGAATGCGACCGTCAACGCTTTCAACCTCTTCGACGAGGCCTGGGTGCTTGCCGGATCGAGCCTCGAAACACGGCCGATCCTCGTGCAGATCTATCTCGAGACCTTCCAGAACCTTCGCTTCTCCTACGGAATGGCACTGTCTGTCGTCATCACGCTGGTGTCGCTGCTGGTTTCGCTGGTCTACGTCCTCCGCGTCTATCGCAACACACGGTTCGACTGA
- a CDS encoding sugar ABC transporter substrate-binding protein, whose translation MRKFILPLLASAALAIALPALADDAKPLAGQSITVLMPSPQGPTVAADFEAETGIHVDLQTLSWDDIRPKLVTALVAGTAPADVTEFDWSWTGQFSAAGWYMPLNDVIDKDTVADIGVAKIFTVDGQLLGVPYTNDFRVMLVNKKHFTDAGVTEMPKTLDALVAAAKKIKEKGISAYPIGLPLSATEGASTSWYLLTKAFGGELFDKDFKPLFLTPDSAGHKALAFELSLLKDGLVDPASTGLKDSQINESMFAQGLTSIMISGEPGRLGQMNDPKQSKVAGQVEAILVPTESGQTRSFGLPEALAIPNVSQNKEAAVAFVKWFTSREFQKKNAANGFLPTRTSALSELNTEGKLTSGDALVAQSKTVEPLFQQGTPPWYPQFSSAVNTAINSAAKDQMTVDQAMQAIADAAKQAMAQ comes from the coding sequence ATGCGTAAATTCATATTGCCTTTGCTTGCCTCAGCCGCACTTGCGATTGCCCTGCCTGCTTTGGCGGACGACGCCAAGCCGCTTGCCGGCCAATCGATCACGGTGCTCATGCCATCGCCGCAGGGCCCCACGGTTGCGGCCGATTTCGAAGCCGAGACCGGCATTCACGTCGATCTCCAGACACTCTCCTGGGATGACATCCGACCGAAACTGGTAACGGCGCTGGTAGCGGGTACAGCGCCGGCCGATGTTACCGAATTCGACTGGTCGTGGACGGGACAGTTCAGTGCCGCCGGCTGGTACATGCCGCTCAACGACGTGATCGACAAGGATACGGTCGCTGACATCGGCGTCGCCAAGATCTTCACCGTCGACGGCCAGTTGCTCGGCGTGCCTTACACGAACGACTTCCGCGTCATGCTCGTCAACAAGAAGCATTTCACCGACGCCGGCGTTACCGAAATGCCGAAAACACTCGACGCTTTGGTCGCTGCGGCAAAGAAGATCAAGGAAAAAGGCATCTCCGCCTATCCGATCGGCCTGCCGCTCTCGGCGACGGAGGGTGCCTCTACCAGCTGGTACCTGCTGACCAAGGCCTTTGGCGGCGAACTCTTCGACAAGGACTTCAAGCCGCTTTTCCTCACCCCCGATTCAGCCGGCCATAAGGCGCTCGCCTTCGAACTGAGCCTGCTGAAGGACGGTCTGGTCGATCCGGCCTCGACAGGCCTCAAAGATAGCCAGATCAACGAGAGCATGTTCGCCCAGGGGCTGACGAGCATCATGATCTCGGGCGAACCCGGTCGCCTGGGTCAGATGAACGACCCGAAGCAGTCCAAGGTCGCCGGACAGGTGGAAGCCATCCTGGTGCCGACCGAAAGCGGCCAGACCCGTAGTTTCGGCCTTCCGGAAGCGCTTGCCATTCCGAACGTCTCGCAGAACAAGGAAGCGGCAGTCGCCTTCGTCAAATGGTTCACCAGCAGGGAGTTCCAGAAGAAGAATGCGGCAAACGGTTTCCTGCCCACGCGCACTTCCGCCCTCTCCGAGCTCAACACGGAAGGCAAGCTGACGAGCGGCGACGCGCTCGTTGCGCAATCGAAGACCGTCGAGCCGCTTTTCCAGCAGGGAACGCCGCCGTGGTATCCGCAGTTCTCAAGCGCGGTCAACACGGCGATCAACAGCGCGGCGAAGGATCAGATGACGGTTGACCAGGCCATGCAGGCCATCGCGGACGCCGCCAAGCAGGCCATGGCGCAATGA
- a CDS encoding helix-turn-helix transcriptional regulator: MREDLNDLYLQYYAGNPYAKAFEKVHPDQVAIGNELIDDAAVRRTAYYADICTPQDIYNQLFVPHASLHERGGIGGVALFLSKAQDTESGLAARKLLQLTPHLSRSIELSLNVGSIRREANLLQPLLEALPDAAVLLDSQGEIVALNSAAEDILRHGDGLSINKHERTTLPSISSSSKALIRAIRQALEVAGGTAAQLQGAVQILRPSGLPPYFAQVTPLPPSSFVAWDSTDSGARVLLQIVDMESRATGQAEQLRSIFSLTAAEAKVAVLVGCGYSVPETARILALSPNTVKTHTARLLSKTGVRSQAAFARLMASVPTRPDRP; encoded by the coding sequence ATGCGCGAAGATCTGAACGATCTCTATCTGCAGTATTACGCCGGCAATCCCTATGCAAAGGCCTTCGAGAAAGTCCATCCGGATCAGGTGGCGATCGGTAATGAGCTTATCGACGATGCCGCCGTCCGGCGCACTGCTTATTATGCTGACATCTGCACCCCGCAGGATATCTACAATCAGCTCTTCGTCCCACATGCCAGCCTGCATGAACGCGGCGGCATCGGTGGGGTCGCGCTTTTTCTCTCCAAGGCCCAGGACACCGAAAGTGGCCTGGCAGCCCGGAAGCTTCTGCAGTTGACGCCGCATCTCTCCCGCTCGATAGAGCTTTCCCTTAACGTCGGAAGCATCAGGCGAGAGGCCAATCTTCTGCAGCCGCTGCTCGAAGCCCTGCCAGACGCAGCCGTGCTGCTCGATAGCCAAGGCGAAATCGTCGCGCTGAATTCCGCCGCTGAAGACATTCTGAGACACGGCGACGGACTTTCGATCAACAAACATGAGCGCACGACGCTGCCAAGCATTTCAAGCAGTTCCAAGGCTCTGATCCGCGCGATACGGCAGGCCCTCGAAGTCGCAGGCGGAACGGCCGCGCAATTGCAGGGCGCGGTCCAGATTCTCCGGCCATCGGGTTTGCCGCCCTACTTCGCGCAGGTCACTCCCTTACCGCCAAGTTCCTTCGTGGCCTGGGATTCGACGGACTCCGGCGCCCGCGTGCTTCTTCAGATCGTCGATATGGAAAGCCGGGCCACCGGGCAGGCTGAACAGCTTCGGAGCATTTTCAGCCTAACCGCCGCGGAGGCGAAGGTGGCCGTACTCGTCGGTTGTGGCTATTCGGTTCCAGAGACCGCCAGGATACTTGCCCTGTCTCCCAACACCGTCAAAACGCATACAGCAAGGCTTCTGTCCAAGACGGGTGTTCGATCTCAGGCGGCATTTGCGCGGTTGATGGCTTCCGTCCCTACGCGGCCCGATCGGCCCTAG
- a CDS encoding D-tagatose-bisphosphate aldolase, class II, non-catalytic subunit, producing the protein MSAAVDRNRQIALAKLFGDRGLPLPRGITSVCSAHPLVIEATLRRAARQSDVVLIEATCNQVNQEGGYTGMTPADFRAFIERIAASVGFPAARIILGGDHLGPNPWRKLSADDAMARAEAMVTAYVEAGFEKLHLDTSMGCAGEPVALADELTAARAARLARAAEDAARRSGRRPPVYIIGTEVPPPGGATHALDEIEVTRRQAAVKTLGVHREAFTQAGVGSALERVIAIVVQPGVEFGNANVALYKPERAQELISALDEMNGLLFEAHSTDYQPADLLASLVDGGFSILKVGPGLTFSLREALYGLDAIANTLSGGKEARGLVTTMEEIMLAEPGHWAGHYGGTADEQRLQRHFSYSDRIRYYWPDGRASAAVDKLLAQLPDEIPETLISQHLARLYPDVVEKRLAPKARDLCLAAIDAALAPYATATTPR; encoded by the coding sequence ATGAGCGCCGCGGTCGATCGAAATCGCCAGATTGCCCTGGCAAAACTCTTCGGGGACAGAGGGCTGCCCCTGCCCCGCGGCATCACATCCGTTTGCTCCGCCCATCCGCTGGTCATCGAGGCAACATTGCGACGTGCCGCCCGGCAGAGCGACGTCGTCCTGATCGAGGCGACCTGTAATCAGGTCAATCAGGAGGGCGGCTATACCGGTATGACGCCGGCGGATTTCCGCGCCTTCATCGAAAGAATTGCGGCAAGCGTCGGCTTTCCCGCCGCGCGGATCATTCTCGGCGGCGACCATCTGGGCCCGAACCCGTGGCGGAAACTCAGCGCTGACGATGCCATGGCACGCGCCGAAGCCATGGTAACAGCATATGTGGAAGCCGGCTTCGAAAAGCTGCATCTCGACACATCAATGGGCTGCGCCGGCGAACCTGTGGCGCTTGCCGATGAATTGACCGCAGCAAGAGCCGCACGGTTGGCGCGGGCCGCCGAAGATGCCGCCCGCCGCAGCGGCCGTCGCCCGCCCGTCTATATCATTGGCACGGAAGTGCCGCCGCCGGGTGGCGCTACACATGCCCTGGACGAGATCGAGGTCACGCGACGGCAAGCTGCCGTGAAGACGCTTGGCGTTCATCGCGAGGCTTTTACCCAGGCTGGGGTCGGTTCCGCACTGGAGCGGGTGATCGCCATCGTCGTTCAGCCGGGTGTGGAATTCGGCAATGCCAATGTCGCGCTCTACAAGCCCGAGCGAGCACAGGAGCTGATCTCAGCGCTCGACGAAATGAACGGTCTGCTCTTCGAAGCCCACTCCACCGATTACCAGCCGGCAGACTTGCTGGCTTCTCTGGTCGACGGCGGGTTTTCGATCCTTAAAGTCGGCCCGGGCCTGACCTTTTCATTGCGCGAGGCGCTCTACGGCCTCGATGCGATCGCCAACACGCTCTCGGGCGGCAAGGAAGCCCGCGGGCTGGTAACGACAATGGAAGAGATCATGCTCGCCGAGCCTGGACATTGGGCCGGTCACTATGGCGGCACGGCTGATGAGCAGCGGCTGCAGCGACATTTCAGCTATAGCGACCGCATCCGTTACTATTGGCCGGACGGCCGCGCTAGCGCGGCCGTCGACAAACTGCTCGCGCAGCTACCCGACGAGATCCCGGAAACGCTGATCAGCCAGCATCTTGCCCGTCTCTATCCCGATGTGGTCGAGAAGCGTTTGGCGCCAAAGGCTCGCGATCTTTGCCTTGCCGCTATCGATGCGGCCCTCGCACCCTATGCCACCGCGACAACGCCTCGGTAG
- a CDS encoding SIS domain-containing protein translates to MNTTEKVIFEQFPYWEKAIGSNTASGRTDDLLVFVGCGTSFNLALSLAAYANSLKRRAIAVPGAEWLNRPSYFWPEWQKTHVVALSRSGETTETVAAAKVSRAAGAFVTAVTVEPESALAKNCDQLICSPTHPDEGIVMTVSASLMVLLSLQMIGQTVPASIVASARQLANTLDTSLPDIIEDRSHFVFLGGGPLFGIALEGALKLMEMSQLMTQAFHPLEYRHGPISLVDEKTAVIVLYSSDQRDAEAKLVGELREKGAVVIGFGGPGDLELPVDVDLSLAGLAVLPALQILGERAAQARHIDTVSPRHLTKVVTLA, encoded by the coding sequence ATGAACACGACCGAAAAGGTAATCTTCGAGCAGTTCCCCTATTGGGAAAAAGCCATCGGCTCGAATACGGCAAGCGGCAGGACGGACGATCTCCTCGTCTTCGTCGGTTGCGGCACCTCCTTCAATCTCGCTTTGTCTCTGGCCGCCTATGCCAACAGCCTCAAGCGCAGGGCGATTGCAGTGCCTGGTGCAGAGTGGCTGAACCGCCCCTCCTATTTCTGGCCGGAATGGCAGAAGACGCATGTGGTTGCGCTCTCGCGCTCCGGCGAAACGACGGAAACGGTCGCTGCGGCCAAGGTTAGCCGCGCTGCCGGCGCGTTCGTTACTGCCGTCACGGTCGAGCCCGAAAGCGCGCTTGCCAAGAATTGTGACCAGCTGATCTGCTCGCCAACCCATCCGGACGAAGGCATCGTCATGACAGTGTCGGCGAGCCTTATGGTCTTGCTCAGCCTGCAGATGATCGGTCAGACCGTGCCGGCTTCGATCGTCGCATCGGCACGGCAGCTTGCAAACACGCTCGACACCTCCCTACCCGATATCATTGAGGACCGTTCACACTTCGTGTTTCTCGGCGGCGGACCGCTTTTCGGCATCGCGCTTGAAGGTGCATTGAAGTTGATGGAGATGAGTCAGCTCATGACGCAGGCCTTCCATCCGCTCGAATACCGCCATGGGCCAATCAGCCTCGTCGATGAGAAGACGGCAGTTATCGTGCTCTACAGTTCGGACCAGAGAGACGCCGAGGCCAAGCTGGTTGGCGAGCTGCGCGAAAAAGGCGCCGTCGTTATCGGCTTCGGCGGCCCCGGCGACCTGGAGCTTCCAGTTGATGTCGACCTGTCGCTTGCCGGCCTCGCCGTTCTGCCGGCACTGCAGATACTCGGCGAACGTGCCGCTCAGGCACGCCACATCGATACGGTCTCACCGCGTCATCTCACCAAAGTTGTCACACTCGCATGA
- the ugpC gene encoding sn-glycerol-3-phosphate ABC transporter ATP-binding protein UgpC: MASVNVANVRKNYGHFEVLHGVDIDIRDGEFVILVGPSGCGKSTLLRMIAGLEEISGGNVSIGSKVVNNVAPKERDIAMVFQSYALYPHMTVEANMGFSLRLGKAPKEQIKARVRDAAQILGLEHLLDRYPRNLSGGQRQRVAMGRAIVRQPQVFLFDEPLSNLDAKLRVQMRSEIKQLHQRLKTTTIYVTHDQIEAMTMADRIVVMRDGYVEQIGSPLDLYDCPANLFVAGFIGSPGMNVIKGKISSSGPLVFIADGGAHLPLPEAAAVARGAEVVYGIRPEHLIVSQDGVSAEVAVIEPTGAETQINAKLGSDPLVATVRDRLSLKAGETVRMMPDLSKLHLFDAKTEKRLSIG, translated from the coding sequence ATGGCGTCCGTAAACGTGGCGAATGTCCGCAAGAACTATGGTCACTTCGAGGTGTTGCACGGGGTCGACATCGACATCCGCGATGGAGAATTCGTCATTCTCGTCGGGCCCTCCGGCTGCGGCAAGTCGACCTTGCTGCGCATGATCGCAGGGCTTGAGGAGATTTCTGGCGGCAATGTTTCGATCGGCAGCAAGGTCGTCAACAATGTCGCTCCGAAGGAGCGCGACATTGCCATGGTCTTTCAGTCCTACGCGCTTTATCCGCATATGACGGTCGAAGCGAATATGGGATTTTCGCTGCGACTGGGGAAAGCACCGAAAGAGCAGATCAAGGCGCGCGTCCGTGATGCGGCGCAGATCCTCGGCCTCGAACATCTCCTCGATCGCTACCCCAGAAATCTCTCCGGCGGCCAGCGTCAGCGTGTCGCGATGGGCCGCGCGATCGTGCGCCAGCCGCAGGTCTTTCTTTTCGACGAGCCTCTCTCCAATCTCGATGCCAAGCTCCGGGTGCAGATGCGCTCGGAGATCAAGCAGCTGCACCAGCGGCTGAAGACGACGACCATCTATGTAACGCACGATCAGATCGAAGCCATGACCATGGCAGACCGGATCGTCGTGATGCGCGATGGCTATGTCGAGCAGATCGGTTCACCGCTCGACCTCTACGACTGCCCGGCCAATCTCTTCGTCGCCGGATTCATCGGTTCTCCGGGCATGAATGTTATCAAGGGCAAGATCAGCTCGTCCGGGCCGCTTGTATTCATCGCCGACGGAGGAGCGCACCTCCCGCTGCCAGAGGCTGCGGCGGTCGCGCGAGGTGCGGAGGTTGTCTATGGCATCCGTCCCGAGCATCTGATCGTCAGCCAGGATGGCGTGAGCGCCGAGGTGGCTGTCATCGAACCGACGGGGGCCGAGACCCAGATCAACGCCAAGCTCGGATCGGATCCGCTGGTCGCAACCGTACGTGACCGTCTTTCGCTGAAAGCCGGCGAGACCGTCAGGATGATGCCGGATCTCAGCAAACTTCATCTCTTCGATGCCAAAACTGAAAAGCGCCTGTCGATCGGCTAG
- a CDS encoding carbohydrate ABC transporter permease, whose amino-acid sequence MKPTILYRLMIWTGLALLLIWSLGPIYWTLASSVTPTEDFSTRPIHFFPQHFTLDHYSRLLGINISRIGGVEVWKQFRAALLNSVITSAAATALCVAISALGAYAFTRMRFPGRHLLFGAVVATLAIPAYAVLIPLYQIMIKMHLVDTYTGVSLIYVSAYLPLSLWLLRSVFEQLPIALEEAAQLDGAGRLFIFFNIVLPLAGPGLTAAAILTFLGAWGQYLVPLIFSPQSTKPLTVLIPEFVTKNFIDYGLITASGSIAIVIPALVVIFLNRYLVSGLLAGSVK is encoded by the coding sequence ATGAAACCAACCATTCTCTATCGCCTGATGATATGGACGGGTCTTGCTTTGCTGCTGATCTGGTCGCTCGGCCCAATCTATTGGACGCTCGCAAGTTCCGTGACGCCGACGGAGGATTTCTCCACGCGGCCGATCCATTTCTTCCCGCAGCATTTCACGCTCGACCACTATTCGCGCCTGCTCGGCATCAACATTTCCCGGATCGGCGGGGTGGAGGTGTGGAAACAATTCCGTGCAGCGCTGCTCAACAGCGTAATCACATCTGCTGCCGCCACGGCTCTCTGCGTCGCAATCTCTGCACTCGGCGCCTATGCCTTCACCAGGATGCGTTTTCCGGGGCGTCACCTTCTATTCGGCGCCGTCGTTGCGACGCTCGCCATCCCTGCCTATGCGGTGCTGATCCCACTCTATCAGATCATGATCAAGATGCATCTGGTCGACACCTATACCGGCGTCTCGCTGATCTACGTCTCGGCCTATCTGCCGCTCTCCCTTTGGCTGCTGCGCAGCGTCTTCGAGCAGCTTCCGATCGCACTCGAAGAGGCTGCACAGCTCGATGGCGCAGGCCGCCTCTTCATCTTCTTCAACATAGTGCTGCCGCTCGCCGGACCCGGCCTGACGGCCGCCGCTATCCTCACTTTCCTGGGGGCCTGGGGCCAATACCTCGTTCCTCTCATCTTCTCGCCGCAGTCGACGAAACCCCTGACGGTTCTCATTCCCGAATTCGTCACCAAGAATTTCATCGACTACGGGCTGATCACGGCAAGCGGATCGATCGCCATCGTCATCCCTGCCCTGGTCGTCATCTTCCTCAACCGGTACCTCGTCAGCGGCCTGCTGGCTGGTTCGGTCAAATAA
- a CDS encoding cupin domain-containing protein, giving the protein MTIAALALTFAAVPAFAAQKAHNAKITVVFDHELPNVPGKSMRGVLVEYGPGGYNPAHTHAKSAFIYATVIEGEIKSKVNDGAEKVFKTGENWIEVPGDHHLVSANASKTKPAKILAVFVVDTKETELTTPDP; this is encoded by the coding sequence ATGACCATTGCCGCGCTGGCGCTGACCTTTGCTGCAGTCCCGGCTTTTGCGGCGCAGAAAGCCCATAACGCCAAGATCACCGTTGTGTTCGATCACGAATTGCCAAACGTCCCGGGCAAAAGCATGCGCGGCGTTCTCGTAGAATATGGGCCGGGCGGCTATAACCCTGCGCATACCCATGCAAAGAGCGCGTTCATCTACGCCACGGTCATCGAGGGGGAAATCAAGAGCAAGGTGAACGACGGCGCGGAAAAGGTCTTCAAGACTGGCGAGAACTGGATTGAAGTCCCTGGCGATCATCACCTGGTCAGCGCGAATGCCAGCAAGACGAAGCCTGCAAAAATCCTGGCAGTATTCGTCGTCGACACGAAGGAGACAGAGCTGACGACGCCTGACCCCTGA